A region of Ictalurus furcatus strain D&B chromosome 1, Billie_1.0, whole genome shotgun sequence DNA encodes the following proteins:
- the trim109 gene encoding tripartite motif containing 109: protein MDSRLFKQIQCSVCLGEFTDPVSLLCDHTFCRQCINNHSQTSSRLRLCPECRRPYTMWDLRSNRVLRNMVDAVREHLTEQQAIRDRNVAATGANRPRAGLLMEPEKLVCPDHDEMLKLFCETDQKLVCLICRDGDKHQGHTFKPVDEAAEPKKEMLKEPLGFISKENKELEELIKRQNNEITKTEERSKQLSAQISAQFQEMQQFLREKEQEVKALLEKEERVVVEKMQKNRNDIEQKLNTGKEHEEVLKSVIETDQPAGFLQWWTEHGLGIVEGMRKADSWSKRNENASHSPEYKSRVMGLSVTSESLFLGPYETHLKFFVWKKMLGSIKPVPDRNVISDCHDPYLRVSSDGRSVTRTDKKGIFYRQKDYRPLARTHKSFKSGQHYWEVDVGEKIDWSVGVDGGCISNLNKNIRLQLKHNQGYSIKENSTETDKELAVKPRRIGLYLDCDRHQVCFYNAEDMTLLHTSTYLSFTPYSLSLSPGAYLQGRNTDPLTVCWN, encoded by the exons ATGGATTCCCGGCTCTTCAAGCAGATTcagtgttctgtgtgtttgggggaaTTTACAGACCCGGTGAGTCTGCTTTGTGACCACACCTTCTGCAGACAGTGTATCAATAATCACTCGCAAACCAGCAGCCGCTTACGGCTGTGTCCTGAGTGCCGTCGACCATATACTATGTGGGACCTACGATCCAACCGGGTCCTCAGGAACATGGTGGATGCTGTGAGGGAGCACCTCACCGAACAACAAGCCATAAGGGACAGGAACGTGGCTGCTACGGGAGCTAACAGGCCGAGAGCAGGATTGCTTATGGAGCCAGAAAAGCTAGTGTGCCCCGACCATGATGAGATGCTCAAACTGTTCTGTGAGACAGATCAAAAACTGGTGTGTCTAATATGTAGAGATGGTGATAAACACCAAGGGCACACGTTCAAACCAGTGGATGAAGCAGCAGAACCCAAAAAG GAGATGCTAAAAGAACCACTAGGTTTCATATCAAAGGAGAACAAAGAGCTGGAAGAGCTGATTAAAAGGCAGAACAATGAAATCACAAAAACTGAG gagCGGTCCAAGCAGCTTTCAGCTCAAATCTCAGCTCAGTTCCAGGAGATGCAGCAGTTCCTGAGAGAGAAGGAGCAGGAGGTGAAAGCACTGCTTGAGAAAGAAGAGAGGGTTGTGGTGGAGAAGATGCAGAAGAACAGAAATGACATAGAGCAGAAACTAAACACTGGAAAAGAGCATGAAGAAGTACTAAAGTCAGTCATTGAAACTGATCAGCCTGCTGGTTTTTTGCAG TGGTGGACCGAACATGGCCTGGGAATTGTTGAAGGGATGAGGAAAGCTGACAGTTGGTCTAAAAGGAATGAAAATGCTTCTCATTCACCAGA GTATAAGTCAAGGGTGATGGGCCTCAGTGTGACCTCTGAATCCCTATTTCTTGGCCCCTATGAAACTCATTTAAAGTTCTTTGTGTGGAAGAAGATGCTTGGCTCCATTAAACCAG ttcCTGATCGTAATGTAATATCTGACTGCCATGACCCATatttgagggtttcctctgaCGGCCGCAGCGTGACTCGCACAGACAAGAAGGGAATTTTCTATCGCCAGAAAGACTACAGACCACTGGCCAGAACCCACAAGTCCTTTAAGTCTGGGCAGCATTACTGGGAGGTAGATGTGGGGGAAAAGATTGACTGGAGTGTGGGTGTCGATGGTGGTTGTATAAGcaacttaaataaaaacatcaggcTTCAGCTGAAACATAACCAAGGCTACTCTATTAAAGAGAATAGCACAGAGACTGATAAGGAGCTGGCAGTGAAGCCACGGAGAATAGGGCTGTACTTGGACTGTGACAGGCATCAGGTTTGCTTCTATAATGCTGAAGATATGACTCTCCTCCATACATCGACTTATTTGTCTTTCACTCCTTATTCTCTGAGTCTGTCACCTGGGGCCTACCTACAGGGCAGGAACACTGACCCATTGACCGTGTGCTGGAACTGA
- the LOC128608739 gene encoding zinc-binding protein A33-like, which translates to MASGLSQQIRCPVCWNDLRDPVCLPCEHFYCRVCITEHMTRNAPDTRCPECRRPFTQNDIRVNRVLRNLVDAAKDHLREHQALREAVSVSTGTTAHNQDFTEHCIYHNEELKLFCVTDQKPICVVCREEETHRGHNFKTVNDAFRDKKKKTSETLENLLSIENILVALINEQAEEILKTMAKSKALSDQISAQFMKLHQFLYDKEREVKNQLKEEENQILNRMGVNMFTMEEMLSDGGEKQGIMRSALQMNRPSQFLQWWNENGRFIIREICNTTQLTLQDLSVTPDTLSLGPYETYLQFFVWKEMLRFIQLVPHHHTVEDRGDQSISISPSGLCIQPKKVAKIQKNKPNSLWLKTVSSFNTGIHLWELDVGRKVDWGVGICSCESGKIVNDTVLCFNSDSGYHIEQAHDTDRSTIDLTSGPRKICVYLDCERNQVSFYNADRMMLIDTRVLSKPPPYSLYLSPGLYLDGKNSDPLTVCWY; encoded by the exons ATGGCTTCTGGTTTGTCTCAACAGATCCGCTGTCCTGTGTGTTGGAATGATTTAAGAGATCCAGTCTGTCTTCCATGTGAGCACTTCTACTGTAGAGTATGTATTACCGAGCATATGACCAGGAATGCACCTGACACCAGATGTCCAGAATGCCGTAGACCTTTTACTCAGAATGATATCAGAGTAAATCGTGTTTTAAGAAACTTGGTGGATGCAGCCAAGGACCATCTGAGGGAACATCAAGCCTTGAGAGAGGCAGTGTCTGTCTCCACAGGGACCACAGCCCACAACCAAGACTTCACAGAACACTGTATTTACCACAATGAAGAACTCAAGCTTTTCTGTGTGACAGATCAAAAACCAATTTGTGTTGTCtgcagagaggaagagacacaTCGGGGACATAATTTTAAAACTGTGAATGATGCATTTCGTGACAAGAAG AAAAAGACATCTGAGACTCTGGAAAATTTGCTCAGCATTGAAAACATATTGGTTGCTTTGATTAATGAGCAAGCTGAAGAGATTCTGAAAACAATG gCGAAATCCAAAGCACTGTCAGACCAGATCTCTGCCCAGTTTATGAAGCTGCACCAGTTCCTGTACGACAAAGAGAGGGAAGTGAAGAATCAGCTAAAGGAGGAGGAAAATCAAATTCTGAACAGAATGGGAGTAAACATGTTTACAATGGAAGAAATGTTGTCCGATGGGGGAGAAAAACAAGGAATAATGAGGTCGGCTTTGCAGATGAATAGACCTAGCCAGTTCTTACAg TGGTGGAATGAGAATGGACGCTTCATAATTAGGGAAATATGCAACACAAC GCAACTGACCCTGCAGGATCTTAGTGTTACACCTGACACCCTGTCTCTTGGTCCCTATGAGACATACCTACAGTTCTTTGTGTGGAAAGAAATGTTGAGATTCATCCAACTAG TGCCTCATCACCACACTGTGGAGGACAGAGGTGATCAAAGCATAAGCATTTCACCCAGTGGACTCTGTATCCAGCCAAAGAAGGTTgcaaaaatccaaaaaaacaaacccaactcACTTTGGCTAAAGACAGTGTCATCATTTAACACAGGAATACACTTATGGGAGTTGGATGTGGGGAGGAAAGTGGACTGGGGTGTTGGAATTTGTAGCTGTGAATCAGGTAAAATTGTCAATGACACAGTGCTTTGCTTCaactcagactctggctaccaCATCGAACAGGCTCATGATACGGACAGAAGCACAATAGATCTTACATCAGGACCTAGGAAGATATGTGTGTACCTGGACTGTGAGAGAAATCAGGTCTCATTCTATAATGCTGACAGAATGATGCTCATTGATACTAGAGTCCTGTCAAAACCACCACCctattctctctatctctcccctgGGCTTTACTTAGATGGAAAGAACAGCGATCCACTCACCGTTTGTTGGTATTAA
- the LOC128608685 gene encoding histone-lysine N-methyltransferase ASH1L isoform X8 yields MMRIRWQGIDQAGGFPKKHQCSDSSSSREPEKIPREPQRFKTKRRPLIKNKSKHVCQTSPLLREEHAHPAAINTPSTSAKVQQHLNSPKHHNSEGLEVADGNGVKRRGPGRPRKSPKLSSPPSLLSVPELSSSLTMEEAGDEDKDNSDTVLEVIELVIHGEQRSGKKIKIAESVGDGDQNEEKDVTETSSTHFHMCSAPIGPSPSQVEDSQPEQATASLPNKKYLWAGLYSDVYKTEDIPDQPHQLNLEDLEYNPEEHEYGLLPAPLHVGKYLRVKRINFQLPYDIHWQCARNELFEKPVTLPQAAPSNSTCNPPNSSVPQSCSDNCLNTTLSDDETQSCDTGCHTHVYEEHHQCHHHLKQQEENSDNENFPSTLSSEERSFVMKHGVFLVRNYEKMKARQAFLLREGAREQEKEKDEDKARSQIEGRDLGEDPTIKSDRCPTEQRSSSEEGEHVTFQSRNLSNTLQEIWDRIVSCKGSSGQTLSDPLLNLCSRKRSYSALVDLNMVQKQLQSGHYESLAAFHSDMLTVFHCAEKYYGSESAVGRDVSQLRAIYHRAHQEASAHISNFL; encoded by the exons ATGATGAGGATAAGGTGGCAAG GTATCGACCAGGCTGGTGGTTTCCCTAAAAAGCATCAGTGCAGTGATTCTTCATCATCCAGAGAACCAGAAAAGATACCAAGGGAACCACAGAGGTTTAAAACCAAAAGGAGGCCTCTGATTAAGAATAAGTCTAAACATGTTTGCCAAACCTCACCTCTTTTAAGGGAAGAGCATGCACACCCAGCAGCCATAAACACTCCTTCTACAAGTGCTAAAGTACAACAACATCTCAATTCACCAAAACATCACAATTCTGAGGGACTGGAGGTCGCAGATGGCAACGGAGTAAAGAGAAGAGGACCAGGACGACCAAGGAAGAGTCCCAAACTGTCTTCTCCACCATCTTTACTTTCTGTTCCTGAGCTGTCCTCATCATTGACTATGGAAGAGGCAGGAGATGAAGACAAAGATAACAGTGACACAGTGTTGGAAGTCATTGAGCTTGTCATTCATGGAGAGCAGagaagtgggaaaaaaataaaaattgctgaAAGTGTGGGAGATGGagatcagaatgaagaaaaagatgTGACTGAGACGTCTTCCACGCATTTCCATATGTGCTCAGCACCCATTGGTCCATCACCTAGCCAGGTTGAAGACAGCCAACCGGAGCAGGCCACTGCCTCACTACCCAATAAGAAGTATTTATGGGCAGGGCTTTATTCAGATGTTTATAAAACCGAAGA CATTCCTGATCAGCCTCATCAGCTAAACTTAGAGGATCTAGAGTACAATCCAGAGGAGCATGAATATGGCCTCCTTCCTGCACCTCTACATGTGG GAAAGTACCTAAGAGTGAAACGGATCAACTTTCAGTTGCCCTATGACATCCACTGGCAATGTGCACGCAACGAG CTATTTGAAAAACCTGTTACTCTACCACAGGCAGCACCGTCAa ACAGTACCTGTAACCCCCCAAACAGCAGTGTGCCTCAGTCCTGCTCTGACAATTGCCTCAACACAAC GCTCAGCGATGACGAGACTCAATCCTGTGATACGGGCTGTCACACACATGTGTACGAGGAACACCATCAGTGCCATCATCACCTCAAACAACAG GAGGAAAACAGTGACAATGAGAACTTCCCCTCAACCTTATCTAGTGAGGAGAG GAGTTTTGTAATGAAACATGGTGTCTTCCTGGTGAGAAACTACGAGAAGATGAAGGCAAGACAGGCGTTTCTTCTGAGAGAGGGcgcaagagagcaagagaaagaaaaggacgAGGACAAAGCAAGGAGCCAGATTGAGGGTAGAGACCTTGGAGAGGATCCAACCATCAAGTCAG ACAGGTGCCCGACTGAGCAGAGGTCATCTTCTGAAGAAGGGGAGCATGTAACATTCCAAAGCAGAAATCTCTCAAACACACTCCAAGAAATCTGGGACAGGATTGTTAGTTGCAAGG GATCGTCTGGACAAACCCTTAGTGATCCTCTGCTAAACCTGTGCTCTAGAAAAAG GTCCTATTCTGCTCTGGTGGACCTCAACATGGTCCAAAAGCAGCTCCAGTCAGGACACTATGAGAGCCTGGCAGCTTTCCACTCGGACATGCTGACTGTGTTCCACTGCGCAGAG AAATACTACGGCTCTGAGTCTGCAGTCGGGCGTGATGTGAGTCAGCTGAGGGCCATATACCACAGAGCTCACCAGGAAGCTTCAGCCCACATCAGCAACTTCCTGTAA
- the LOC128608685 gene encoding histone-lysine N-methyltransferase ASH1L isoform X7 yields MQKGMLNYGIDQAGGFPKKHQCSDSSSSREPEKIPREPQRFKTKRRPLIKNKSKHVCQTSPLLREEHAHPAAINTPSTSAKVQQHLNSPKHHNSEGLEVADGNGVKRRGPGRPRKSPKLSSPPSLLSVPELSSSLTMEEAGDEDKDNSDTVLEVIELVIHGEQRSGKKIKIAESVGDGDQNEEKDVTETSSTHFHMCSAPIGPSPSQVEDSQPEQATASLPNKKYLWAGLYSDVYKTEDIPDQPHQLNLEDLEYNPEEHEYGLLPAPLHVGKYLRVKRINFQLPYDIHWQCARNELFEKPVTLPQAAPSNSTCNPPNSSVPQSCSDNCLNTTLSDDETQSCDTGCHTHVYEEHHQCHHHLKQQEENSDNENFPSTLSSEERSFVMKHGVFLVRNYEKMKARQAFLLREGAREQEKEKDEDKARSQIEGRDLGEDPTIKSDRCPTEQRSSSEEGEHVTFQSRNLSNTLQEIWDRIVSCKGSSGQTLSDPLLNLCSRKRSYSALVDLNMVQKQLQSGHYESLAAFHSDMLTVFHCAEKYYGSESAVGRDVSQLRAIYHRAHQEASAHISNFL; encoded by the exons GTATCGACCAGGCTGGTGGTTTCCCTAAAAAGCATCAGTGCAGTGATTCTTCATCATCCAGAGAACCAGAAAAGATACCAAGGGAACCACAGAGGTTTAAAACCAAAAGGAGGCCTCTGATTAAGAATAAGTCTAAACATGTTTGCCAAACCTCACCTCTTTTAAGGGAAGAGCATGCACACCCAGCAGCCATAAACACTCCTTCTACAAGTGCTAAAGTACAACAACATCTCAATTCACCAAAACATCACAATTCTGAGGGACTGGAGGTCGCAGATGGCAACGGAGTAAAGAGAAGAGGACCAGGACGACCAAGGAAGAGTCCCAAACTGTCTTCTCCACCATCTTTACTTTCTGTTCCTGAGCTGTCCTCATCATTGACTATGGAAGAGGCAGGAGATGAAGACAAAGATAACAGTGACACAGTGTTGGAAGTCATTGAGCTTGTCATTCATGGAGAGCAGagaagtgggaaaaaaataaaaattgctgaAAGTGTGGGAGATGGagatcagaatgaagaaaaagatgTGACTGAGACGTCTTCCACGCATTTCCATATGTGCTCAGCACCCATTGGTCCATCACCTAGCCAGGTTGAAGACAGCCAACCGGAGCAGGCCACTGCCTCACTACCCAATAAGAAGTATTTATGGGCAGGGCTTTATTCAGATGTTTATAAAACCGAAGA CATTCCTGATCAGCCTCATCAGCTAAACTTAGAGGATCTAGAGTACAATCCAGAGGAGCATGAATATGGCCTCCTTCCTGCACCTCTACATGTGG GAAAGTACCTAAGAGTGAAACGGATCAACTTTCAGTTGCCCTATGACATCCACTGGCAATGTGCACGCAACGAG CTATTTGAAAAACCTGTTACTCTACCACAGGCAGCACCGTCAa ACAGTACCTGTAACCCCCCAAACAGCAGTGTGCCTCAGTCCTGCTCTGACAATTGCCTCAACACAAC GCTCAGCGATGACGAGACTCAATCCTGTGATACGGGCTGTCACACACATGTGTACGAGGAACACCATCAGTGCCATCATCACCTCAAACAACAG GAGGAAAACAGTGACAATGAGAACTTCCCCTCAACCTTATCTAGTGAGGAGAG GAGTTTTGTAATGAAACATGGTGTCTTCCTGGTGAGAAACTACGAGAAGATGAAGGCAAGACAGGCGTTTCTTCTGAGAGAGGGcgcaagagagcaagagaaagaaaaggacgAGGACAAAGCAAGGAGCCAGATTGAGGGTAGAGACCTTGGAGAGGATCCAACCATCAAGTCAG ACAGGTGCCCGACTGAGCAGAGGTCATCTTCTGAAGAAGGGGAGCATGTAACATTCCAAAGCAGAAATCTCTCAAACACACTCCAAGAAATCTGGGACAGGATTGTTAGTTGCAAGG GATCGTCTGGACAAACCCTTAGTGATCCTCTGCTAAACCTGTGCTCTAGAAAAAG GTCCTATTCTGCTCTGGTGGACCTCAACATGGTCCAAAAGCAGCTCCAGTCAGGACACTATGAGAGCCTGGCAGCTTTCCACTCGGACATGCTGACTGTGTTCCACTGCGCAGAG AAATACTACGGCTCTGAGTCTGCAGTCGGGCGTGATGTGAGTCAGCTGAGGGCCATATACCACAGAGCTCACCAGGAAGCTTCAGCCCACATCAGCAACTTCCTGTAA